One genomic window of Thermodesulfobacteriota bacterium includes the following:
- a CDS encoding sigma-54 dependent transcriptional regulator, producing the protein MKEKILVADDEKSMRTLLEMMLKKEGYQVTLASNGEEVMRLLEKDIYDLALLDIRMPKQDGLAALKQIKMVSPETEVIMITAYASADTAIRAMKEGAYDYITKPFKIEEIKLVIQNALEKKHLQKENRLLKEVVKERYHFEKIIGQSPKMLELYDLLAKVAPTKTNILITGESGTGKELVAKAIHYNSPRKEKPFVTLNCGAIPETLIESELFGHMKGAFTDAITTKKGLFEVADEGTLFLDEISELPLMMQVKLLRVLQDREFKRVGGTEDIRVDVRIISATNKDLEEAVREKRFREDLFYRLNVIQIKLPPLRERKEDIPLLAAHFLKKYSEELGKEITRISPEALRLLMQYDYPGNVRELQNIIERAVALETASELTPENLNSYMQGQMLFKKNLFDLEIPNEGIDLEKIVEEVERTLLIKALDRTKGIKKKAAELLRINFRSMRYRLEKYGLNNTEQR; encoded by the coding sequence CTGAAAGAGAAGATCTTAGTGGCCGATGACGAGAAAAGCATGAGGACCCTCCTCGAGATGATGTTAAAAAAAGAGGGCTACCAGGTCACCCTCGCCTCCAATGGAGAAGAGGTGATGCGGCTGCTCGAGAAGGATATTTACGACTTGGCCCTCCTCGATATCCGCATGCCCAAGCAGGACGGGCTTGCCGCCCTGAAACAGATCAAGATGGTCTCCCCCGAGACCGAGGTGATCATGATCACCGCCTATGCGTCGGCGGACACGGCCATCCGGGCCATGAAGGAGGGAGCCTACGACTATATCACGAAACCCTTCAAGATCGAAGAGATCAAGCTCGTCATCCAAAACGCCCTCGAGAAGAAACACCTCCAGAAAGAGAACCGGCTCCTTAAAGAGGTGGTGAAAGAACGCTACCACTTCGAAAAGATCATCGGCCAGAGCCCGAAGATGCTCGAACTCTACGATCTCTTGGCCAAAGTGGCCCCAACCAAGACCAATATCCTGATCACCGGAGAAAGCGGGACGGGGAAGGAACTGGTGGCCAAGGCGATCCACTACAACAGCCCCCGGAAAGAGAAGCCCTTCGTGACCTTGAACTGCGGCGCCATCCCTGAAACCCTCATCGAAAGCGAGCTCTTCGGCCATATGAAAGGGGCCTTTACCGATGCCATCACGACCAAGAAGGGGCTGTTCGAAGTCGCCGACGAGGGCACGCTCTTTCTCGACGAGATCAGCGAACTCCCCCTGATGATGCAGGTGAAGCTGCTGCGGGTGCTTCAGGACAGGGAGTTCAAACGGGTCGGGGGGACCGAGGACATTCGGGTGGATGTCCGCATCATCTCGGCCACCAACAAGGACCTCGAGGAGGCGGTCCGGGAAAAACGGTTTCGGGAGGACCTCTTCTACCGTCTCAACGTGATCCAGATCAAGCTCCCTCCCCTCCGGGAACGGAAGGAAGACATCCCCCTTCTGGCCGCCCATTTTTTGAAAAAATATTCGGAGGAGCTGGGAAAGGAGATCACCCGAATCTCGCCCGAAGCGCTCCGCCTCCTGATGCAATACGACTACCCCGGAAACGTCAGAGAACTCCAGAACATCATCGAGCGGGCGGTGGCCCTCGAAACCGCCTCCGAGTTGACCCCCGAAAACCTCAACTCCTATATGCAGGGCCAGATGCTCTTCAAGAAGAACCTCTTCGATCTCGAGATCCCGAACGAGGGGATCGATCTCGAAAAGATCGTCGAGGAGGTGGAGCGGACCCTCCTGATCAAGGCCCTCGACCGGACCAAGGGGATCAAAAAGAAAGCGGCCGAGCTCCTCCGGATCAACTTCCGCTCCATGCGCTACCGCCTCGAGAAGTATGGGCTCAACAACACAGAGCAACGCTGA
- the mutL gene encoding DNA mismatch repair endonuclease MutL, with protein sequence MGTAKIRILPDPVAQKIAAGEVVERPASVVKELIENAIDAGASEIVVELQGGGLQRIRVCDDGEGMVPEDVPLALQRFATSKIQNAEDLSSIQTLGFRGEALPSIASVSKMIIRSRPPGLLYGTQAISEGGELQGLSEVGCPVGTEVEVLDLFYNLPARRKFLRSIRTELRYILNQFHRIGLAFPSITFKLIHEGRLLEELIRTDSLLVRAEAVLGREVIDHLCPFDYEEGGVEVRGLTSLPPFSKVNREGFFTYVQRRWVRDRILNRAILNAYQTYLPSDRYPVTILMLDLPPSWVDVNVHPAKAEVRFRDPERIYQTVWASLRGLLEERSLGKSSVGKPKLKEEEASPPSSSHPLPLGDPQGERGLYENIRVGEPHSSWERRGSFRVVGQLWGTYILIETDRRLIFVDQHAAHERILYERLKRETEEEGLAPEPLLLPLLIEVSLEESLLIDSFQDELKAGGFEIEAVGERLYAVRSIPSLLQIERAEETLRLVLKDLAAFQRGGTPDLQAFLTSLACHASVRANYSLNPQEIEKLLEPLYPFPPSLTCPHGRPIFYVVTLEEMNRQFKRE encoded by the coding sequence ATGGGAACGGCCAAGATTCGAATACTGCCGGACCCTGTGGCTCAGAAGATCGCGGCCGGAGAGGTCGTTGAAAGGCCGGCCTCGGTGGTCAAAGAGCTGATCGAGAACGCGATCGATGCGGGAGCCTCGGAGATCGTCGTCGAACTCCAGGGGGGTGGGCTTCAACGGATTCGCGTATGTGACGACGGGGAAGGGATGGTTCCTGAGGATGTCCCCTTGGCCCTCCAGCGGTTCGCCACGAGCAAGATTCAGAATGCCGAGGATCTCTCTTCCATCCAGACCCTTGGATTCAGGGGAGAGGCCTTGCCGAGCATCGCCTCGGTCTCCAAGATGATCATCCGAAGCCGGCCCCCTGGCTTGCTCTATGGGACCCAGGCGATCTCTGAAGGGGGGGAGCTTCAGGGCCTCTCGGAGGTCGGCTGCCCCGTGGGGACGGAGGTGGAGGTCCTCGACCTTTTTTACAATCTTCCGGCCCGGAGAAAGTTTCTGAGGTCGATCCGCACAGAACTGCGCTATATCCTGAACCAGTTTCACCGGATCGGCCTGGCCTTTCCCTCCATCACCTTCAAGCTGATCCACGAAGGCCGTCTGCTCGAAGAGCTGATCAGGACGGACTCCCTTCTGGTTCGGGCCGAAGCCGTTCTCGGAAGGGAGGTGATCGACCACCTCTGCCCCTTCGATTATGAAGAGGGAGGCGTGGAGGTGAGGGGATTGACAAGCCTTCCCCCCTTTTCTAAGGTGAATCGGGAGGGCTTTTTTACTTACGTTCAGCGCCGGTGGGTGAGAGACCGGATCCTGAACCGGGCGATCCTCAACGCCTATCAGACCTATCTCCCTTCGGACCGATATCCCGTCACGATTTTGATGCTCGATCTTCCTCCCTCCTGGGTCGATGTCAATGTCCACCCGGCCAAAGCGGAGGTAAGATTTCGAGACCCCGAGAGGATTTATCAGACGGTATGGGCCTCCCTCCGGGGCCTCTTGGAAGAAAGGTCCCTCGGGAAAAGTTCGGTGGGCAAGCCAAAGCTAAAAGAAGAAGAGGCCAGCCCCCCATCGTCCTCCCATCCCCTTCCCCTTGGCGATCCCCAAGGCGAGAGGGGGCTTTATGAGAACATAAGGGTAGGGGAACCTCACTCCTCCTGGGAAAGAAGGGGGTCCTTTCGGGTCGTGGGTCAACTTTGGGGGACCTATATCCTCATCGAAACGGACAGGAGGCTTATCTTTGTGGATCAACACGCGGCCCACGAAAGGATCCTCTATGAGAGGCTCAAGAGGGAGACCGAGGAGGAGGGCCTTGCGCCCGAGCCGTTGCTTCTTCCTCTCTTGATCGAGGTCTCCCTTGAAGAGTCGCTTCTGATCGATTCGTTCCAGGATGAGTTGAAAGCAGGGGGATTCGAAATCGAGGCCGTAGGAGAAAGGCTCTATGCGGTCCGCTCGATCCCATCCCTTCTCCAAATCGAGAGGGCCGAGGAGACCCTCCGGTTGGTTTTGAAAGACCTTGCCGCCTTCCAGAGGGGAGGAACTCCCGATCTTCAGGCCTTCCTTACGTCCCTGGCCTGTCACGCTTCGGTCCGGGCCAATTACAGCCTAAACCCGCAGGAGATCGAAAAACTCCTTGAGCCCCTCTATCCTTTCCCTCCCTCCCTGACCTGCCCCCATGGCCGGCCCATCTTCTATGTGGTCACCCTCGAGGAGATGAACCGGCAATTTAAACGGGAGTAG
- a CDS encoding acetyl-CoA carboxylase carboxyltransferase subunit alpha has translation MVRHYLDFEKPLLDLENEIEQLKRVARGKHLNLEGQIRALEEKLQRLRKETFSNLTGWQITQLARHIDRPKASYYIETLFKDFIELHGDRVFGDDPAIVGGLAEFQGRPVVVIAHQKGKDVKEMASRNFGMPHPEGYRKALRLMKMAETFKKPLITMIDTPGAFPGVGAEERGQAEAIARNLKAMATLRTPILTLVIGEGGSGGALAIGVGDRILMLEYAIYSVISPEGCAAILYKDGERGKAAAAESLKMTARDLFQFGVVDEVIEEPLGGAHRDPQTMAGRIREALARHLKELEGQPIEHLLEARYEKFRRIGAFVELGEG, from the coding sequence ATGGTGAGGCATTACCTCGACTTTGAAAAACCCCTCCTCGATCTCGAAAACGAGATCGAACAGCTGAAGCGGGTCGCCAGGGGAAAACATCTCAACCTCGAAGGTCAGATCCGGGCCCTCGAGGAGAAACTCCAGCGCCTGAGGAAGGAGACTTTCTCCAATTTAACGGGCTGGCAGATCACCCAGCTGGCCAGACACATCGATCGTCCCAAGGCCTCTTATTATATTGAAACCCTGTTCAAGGACTTCATCGAATTGCATGGGGATCGCGTTTTCGGCGATGATCCGGCCATCGTTGGGGGATTGGCGGAATTTCAGGGGAGGCCGGTCGTGGTGATCGCCCATCAAAAAGGAAAAGACGTCAAAGAAATGGCAAGTCGGAACTTCGGAATGCCCCATCCCGAAGGGTATCGAAAGGCCTTGAGGTTGATGAAGATGGCAGAGACCTTTAAAAAACCGTTGATCACCATGATCGACACCCCCGGGGCCTTTCCAGGGGTAGGGGCTGAAGAGCGGGGCCAGGCAGAGGCCATCGCCCGAAATCTCAAGGCCATGGCCACGCTTCGAACTCCCATCCTGACCCTAGTCATCGGAGAGGGCGGCAGTGGCGGGGCCCTCGCCATTGGCGTGGGAGATCGGATCTTGATGCTGGAGTATGCCATTTATTCCGTCATCTCTCCGGAGGGGTGTGCGGCCATTCTCTATAAAGATGGGGAGAGGGGGAAAGCCGCCGCCGCAGAATCCCTCAAGATGACTGCCCGAGACCTCTTTCAGTTCGGCGTGGTAGACGAGGTGATCGAGGAGCCCTTGGGAGGGGCACACCGGGATCCTCAGACGATGGCCGGAAGGATCCGGGAGGCCTTGGCCAGACACCTGAAGGAACTGGAGGGGCAACCGATCGAACATCTTCTCGAGGCCCGATATGAGAAGTTCAGGAGGATCGGGGCCTTCGTCGAGTTAGGGGAAGGTTAG
- the dnaE gene encoding DNA polymerase III subunit alpha — MSTADFIHLHLHSQYSLLDGAIRFEEVFELARAYGMDALALTDHGNLFGAIEFYQMALRYGIKPIIGCEVYVAPGSRFEKKSGVNGGESAYHLTLLVKNRTGYFNLIRLVSLAHLEGFYYKPRVDKELLRRYQEGLICLSGCLKGEIPLLLKRGEMDRALQVAEEYRTIFEGRRFFLEIMRNGVEGQAKVNERLLEVGRELFIPVVATNDCHYLRREDARAHEVLLCIQTGKTLDDRDRMRFASDEFYFRSGQEMTELFRDIPEAIAHTLEIAEACNLELKFEERHIPQISIPSGESPDQHLERMAREGLERRLQGFRHLENFDQRAARYRSRLEEELKIIQSMGYTGYFLIVADFIHYAKQRGIPVGPGRGSVAGSLVAYALQITDLDPLEYDLIFERFLNPGRKTSMPDVDVDFCMERRDEVIRYVAEKYGKENVAQIITFGKMQARAVIRDVGRVLGIPYAEVDRIAKLIPPGPNITLEEALQREPQLNELMEQDPRISNLFQIARSLEGLTRHASTHAAGVVIANRPLMEYLPLYRDQDGEVVTQYAMKEVEAIGLVKFDFLGLKTLTMLHHTLELIRANRGITIDLSQIPLDDPDVYAALSSGSNLGIFQLESSGMRDLLMKLKPESFKDIIALLALYRPGPLDSGMVEEFVKRKQGKVGITYEVPELEGILKETYGVIVYQEQVMRIASRLANYSLDDADDLRRAMAKKDPAEMERQRKKFLEGAKKNRISQKKAEKIFEQMETFGRYGFNKSHSAAYALIAYQTAYLKTHFPIEFMAALLTSEAQNTDKIVRYIAECREMSIPVLPPDINESQKHFSVVGNQIRFGLAAVKNVGEAAIEVILRERAERGRFQSLQDFCERVDLRKVNRRVIESLIKCGAFDFSKAYRSQMLSVLDALLERVQGFQKRSETHQLSMWDVSRPKGDFSYPDIDEFPPSQLILFEKETIGFYVTRHPLESYQEEIRRWSGEDTSTLPRLQNGQEVKLCGLVSAVKEIMTRKGDRMAFLTLEDMKGTVEVILFPETYKTALSSIKGGEPIMVRGTLDLAEERIKIKALEIFPLQQGMAFPKSVHVKVPYPSLSPQRLTQLKETLLIHRGPARFFLHVVDGDEQETVIEFSEEYGVNPSTPFQDRMGEIFPSCTVSLEGN; from the coding sequence ATGTCCACCGCCGATTTTATCCATCTCCATCTTCATAGCCAGTACAGTCTGCTGGACGGAGCGATCCGATTCGAGGAGGTCTTCGAACTGGCCAGGGCCTATGGGATGGATGCCCTGGCCCTCACCGATCATGGGAACCTCTTCGGGGCGATCGAGTTCTACCAGATGGCGTTGAGGTACGGAATCAAGCCGATCATCGGGTGCGAGGTCTACGTCGCCCCTGGAAGTCGATTTGAAAAGAAGAGCGGGGTCAATGGAGGAGAGAGCGCCTATCATCTGACCCTCCTGGTCAAGAACCGAACCGGCTACTTTAACCTCATCCGCCTGGTCAGCCTCGCCCATCTCGAAGGGTTCTATTACAAACCCAGGGTAGACAAAGAGCTTCTGCGTCGGTATCAGGAGGGGTTGATCTGCCTCAGCGGATGCCTCAAAGGGGAGATCCCCCTCCTCTTGAAACGAGGCGAGATGGACCGGGCCCTCCAGGTCGCGGAAGAGTACCGGACGATCTTCGAGGGCCGCCGCTTCTTCCTCGAGATCATGAGAAACGGCGTGGAGGGTCAGGCCAAGGTCAACGAACGGCTCCTCGAGGTCGGACGGGAGCTCTTCATTCCGGTCGTCGCCACCAACGATTGTCACTACCTCCGGCGCGAAGACGCCCGGGCCCACGAGGTCCTGCTCTGCATCCAGACCGGCAAGACCTTGGACGACCGGGACCGGATGCGGTTCGCCTCGGATGAGTTCTATTTCCGTTCGGGCCAAGAGATGACGGAGCTTTTCAGGGATATTCCGGAGGCGATCGCCCATACCTTGGAGATCGCCGAGGCCTGCAACCTCGAGTTAAAATTCGAGGAGAGGCACATCCCGCAAATCTCGATCCCCAGTGGTGAATCGCCCGACCAACACCTCGAGAGGATGGCCCGGGAAGGCCTGGAGAGACGTCTTCAAGGCTTCCGCCACTTAGAGAATTTCGACCAACGGGCCGCACGATACCGGAGTCGTCTGGAGGAGGAGCTGAAGATCATCCAATCCATGGGATATACGGGATACTTCTTGATCGTGGCCGATTTCATCCATTATGCCAAACAGAGGGGCATACCGGTCGGGCCGGGCCGGGGCTCGGTGGCCGGAAGCCTGGTGGCCTACGCCCTTCAGATCACCGACCTGGATCCACTCGAGTATGACCTCATCTTCGAAAGGTTCCTGAACCCGGGTCGTAAGACGAGCATGCCCGACGTGGATGTCGATTTCTGCATGGAACGAAGGGACGAGGTGATCCGCTACGTCGCGGAAAAATATGGGAAGGAGAATGTCGCTCAGATCATCACCTTCGGGAAGATGCAGGCCAGGGCGGTGATCCGGGATGTGGGCCGGGTCCTGGGAATCCCCTATGCGGAGGTGGATCGGATCGCCAAACTGATTCCGCCGGGGCCGAATATCACCCTTGAGGAGGCCCTTCAGAGGGAACCCCAATTGAACGAGCTGATGGAGCAAGATCCCCGGATCTCCAACCTGTTTCAGATCGCCCGATCCCTCGAAGGGTTGACCCGCCATGCCTCTACCCATGCCGCGGGCGTGGTCATCGCCAACCGGCCGTTAATGGAGTACCTCCCCCTCTATCGAGACCAGGACGGTGAGGTCGTCACCCAATATGCGATGAAGGAGGTGGAGGCCATCGGCCTGGTCAAATTCGATTTCTTGGGGCTCAAGACCTTGACGATGCTCCACCATACCCTCGAACTCATCCGGGCCAACCGGGGGATCACGATCGACCTCTCCCAGATCCCCCTCGACGACCCGGACGTCTACGCTGCGTTGAGCTCGGGGTCCAATCTCGGGATCTTCCAACTCGAAAGCTCGGGGATGAGAGATTTGTTGATGAAGCTGAAACCCGAAAGTTTCAAAGACATCATCGCCCTGTTGGCCCTTTACCGGCCGGGCCCCCTCGACAGCGGCATGGTCGAGGAGTTCGTCAAGCGGAAACAGGGCAAGGTGGGGATCACCTATGAGGTCCCCGAGCTCGAAGGGATTCTTAAAGAGACCTATGGCGTCATCGTCTATCAGGAACAGGTGATGCGCATCGCCAGCCGGCTGGCCAACTATTCCCTGGACGATGCGGACGATCTCAGACGGGCCATGGCCAAGAAGGATCCGGCCGAGATGGAAAGGCAGAGGAAGAAATTCCTGGAAGGGGCCAAAAAGAACCGGATCTCCCAGAAGAAGGCCGAGAAGATCTTCGAGCAGATGGAGACCTTCGGTCGCTATGGCTTCAACAAATCGCACAGCGCGGCCTACGCCCTGATCGCCTATCAGACGGCCTATCTGAAGACCCACTTTCCGATCGAATTTATGGCCGCCCTGCTGACCAGCGAGGCCCAGAACACCGACAAGATTGTCCGCTACATCGCCGAATGCCGGGAGATGTCCATCCCGGTCCTCCCCCCGGATATCAACGAGAGCCAGAAACACTTCTCGGTAGTGGGGAACCAGATCCGGTTCGGTCTGGCCGCGGTGAAAAATGTCGGAGAAGCCGCCATCGAGGTCATCCTGCGGGAGAGAGCGGAGAGGGGAAGGTTCCAGTCCCTCCAGGACTTCTGTGAAAGGGTAGACCTGAGGAAGGTCAATCGCCGGGTGATCGAGAGCCTGATCAAATGCGGGGCCTTCGATTTTTCGAAGGCCTATCGCTCCCAGATGTTGAGCGTCCTCGATGCCTTGTTGGAACGGGTCCAAGGATTTCAAAAGCGTTCGGAAACCCATCAGTTGAGCATGTGGGATGTCTCCCGTCCGAAAGGGGACTTCTCCTATCCCGACATCGACGAGTTTCCTCCCTCCCAACTCATCCTCTTTGAAAAAGAGACGATCGGTTTTTACGTCACCCGCCATCCCCTCGAAAGCTATCAGGAGGAGATCAGGCGGTGGAGCGGGGAGGACACCTCTACCCTGCCACGGCTTCAAAATGGCCAGGAGGTGAAGCTCTGTGGGTTGGTCAGCGCCGTCAAAGAGATCATGACCCGAAAGGGAGATCGCATGGCCTTTCTGACCCTTGAGGACATGAAGGGGACGGTCGAAGTCATCCTTTTTCCCGAGACTTATAAAACGGCGTTGAGCTCTATCAAAGGGGGGGAGCCCATCATGGTCCGGGGGACGCTCGATCTTGCCGAGGAAAGGATCAAGATCAAGGCCCTCGAAATCTTTCCTCTCCAACAGGGGATGGCCTTTCCGAAGTCGGTCCACGTAAAGGTCCCTTATCCCTCCCTCTCGCCCCAACGGTTGACCCAGCTCAAGGAGACCCTTCTGATCCATCGAGGGCCTGCCCGTTTCTTTCTTCACGTGGTCGATGGGGACGAGCAGGAGACGGTGATCGAATTTTCGGAAGAATACGGGGTAAACCCTTCGACCCCGTTCCAAGACCGTATGGGAGAGATTTTCCCCTCCTGTACTGTCTCGCTTGAGGGAAATTGA